Proteins encoded together in one Camelina sativa cultivar DH55 chromosome 9, Cs, whole genome shotgun sequence window:
- the LOC109126625 gene encoding putative defensin-like protein 191: MAKGVHAIGFITYLVIFLILTVGISRVKTQQPPCNEGRVAYVSPDFCIDSICTQDCTLAGVYSSGKCEIERSKPVCKCYGCK, encoded by the exons ATGGCTAAAGGTGTACATGCCATTGGTTTCATCACTTATCTGGTGATTTTCTTGATATTGACAG TAGGAATATCAAGAGTAAAGACTCAGCAGCCGCCATGTAATGAGGGTCGAGTCGCATACGTGTCACCTGATTTTTGTATTGATAGTATATGCACACAAGACTGCACCCTTGCTGGTGTTTATAGCAGCGGCAAATGTGAAATTGAGCGGTCAAAACCAGTTTGCAAATGTTATGGATGCAAATAG
- the LOC104713737 gene encoding phytosulfokines-like: MSKINILVVGALLLSFMVIASVARPDSTLQNKSIEMEKKCETEKCLMKSTLDAHLDYIYTQPTPPKPHAANEMEKKCETEDCLMKTTSDAHLDYIYTQTIPSKPQALKSNP; encoded by the exons atgtCAAAGATTAACATTCTCGTCGTTGGAGCACTTTTACTTAGCTTCATGGTTATAGCTTCAGTGGCTCGTCCCGACTCGACTCTCCAGAACAAATCTATT gagatggagaagaaatgtGAAACGGAGAAGTGTTTGATGAAATCAACTTTGGATGCTCACCTCGATTACATCTATACCCAACCAACTCCTCCTAAACCGCATGCAGCTAAC gagatggagaagaagtgTGAAACTGAGGATTGTTTGATGAAAACGACGTCGGATGCTCACCTCGATTACATCTACACCCAAACAATTCCTTCTAAACCGCAAGCACTTAAATCCAATCCTTAA
- the LOC104713738 gene encoding putative calcium-transporting ATPase 7, plasma membrane-type: protein MESYLNSNFDVKAKHSSEEVLEKWRNLCSVVKNPKRRFRFTANISKRYEAAAMRRTNQEKLRVAVLVSKAAFQFISGVSPSDYKVPEEVKAAGFEICADELGSIVEGHDVKKLKFHGGVDGLSGKLKACPNAGLSTHDSDQLSKRQELFGINKFAESELRSFWVFVWEALQDMTLMILGVCAFVSLIVGIATEGWPQGSHDGLGIVASILLVVFVTATSDYRQSLQFRDLDKEKKKITVQVTRNGFRQKMSIYDLLPGDVVHLAIGDQVPADGLFLSGFSVVIDESSLTGESEPVMVSAQNPFLLSGTKVQDGSCKMLVTTVGMRTQWGKLMATLSEGGDDETPLQVKLNGVATIIGKIGLFFAIVTFAVLVQGMFMRKVSLGTHWRWSGDEALELLEYFAIAVTIVVVAVPEGLPLAVTLSLAFAMKKMMNDKALVRHLAACETMGSATTICSDKTGTLTTNHMTVVKSCICMSVQDVASKSSSLQSEIPEAALKLLLQSIFNNTGGEVVVNEHGKTEILGTPTETAILELGLSLGGKFQEERQSYKVIKVEPFNSTKKRMGVVIELPEGGRIRAHTKGASEIVLAACDKVINSSGEAVPLDEESIKYLNVTINEFANEALRTLCLAYMDIENGFSPDQGIPASGFTCIGIVGIKDPVRPGVRESVELCRRAGIMVRMITGDNINTAKAIARECGILTDDGIAIEGPVFREKNQEEMLELIPKIQVMARSSPMDKHTLVKQLRTTFDEVVAVTGDGTNDAPALHEADIGLAMGIAGTEVAKESADVIILDDNFSTIVTVAKWGRSVYINIQKFVQFQLTVNVVALIVNFSSACLTGSAPLTAVQLLWVNMIMDTLGALALATEPPNNELMKRMPVGRRGNFITNAMWRNILGQSVYQFVIIWFLQAKGKSMFGLVGSDSTLVLNTLIFNCFVFCQVFNEISSREMEEIDVLKGILDNYVFVVVIGATVFFQIIIIEFLGTFASTTPLTIVQWLFSILVGFLGMPIAVGLKKIPV from the exons ATGGAGAGTTACCTCAACTCGAATTTCGACGTTAAGGCAAAGCATTCTTCGGAGGAAGTGCTCGAAAAATGGCGGAATCTTTGCAGCGTCGTCAAGAACCCGAAACGTCGGTTTCGCTTCACAGCCAATATCTCCAAGCGTTACGAAGCTGCTGCCATGCGCCGTACCAACCAG gAGAAATTAAGGGTTGCAGTTCTTGTGTCAAAAGCCGCATTCCAGTTTATCTCTG gTGTTTCTCCAAGTGACTACAAGGTTCCTGAAGAAGTTAAAGCTGCAGGGTTTGAGATTTGTGCGGATGAGTTAGGATCAATAGTGGAAGGTCATGATGTGAAGAAGCTTAAGTTCCATGGTGGAGTTGATGGTCTTTCAGGTAAGCTTAAGGCATGTCCCAATGCTGGTCTCTCAACACATGATTCTGACCAGTTGAGCAAGCGACAAGAGCTTTTTGGAATCAACAAGTTTGCAGAGAGTGAACTAAgaagtttttgggtttttgtttgggAAGCACTTCAAGACATGACTCTTATGATTCTAGGAGTTTGCGCTTTCGTGTCTTTGATAGTTGGAATTGCAACTGAAGGATGGCCTCAAGGCTCACATGATGGTCTTGGCATTGTAGCTAGTATCCTTTTGGTTGTATTTGTGACAGCAACAAGTGATTACAGACAGTCTTTGCAGTTCCGGGATTTagataaggagaagaagaagattactgTTCAAGTTACGCGAAATGGGTTTAGACAGAAGATGTCAATATATGATTTGCTCCCTGGTGACGTTGTTCATCTTGCTATCGGCGATCAAGTTCCTGCGGATGGTCTTTTCCTCTCGGGGTTTTCTGTTGTCATCGATGAATCGAGTTTGACTGGAGAGAGTGAGCCTGTGATGGTGAGTGCACAGAACCCTTTCCTTCTCTCTGGAACCAAAGTTCAAGATGGGTCATGTAAGATGTTGGTTACAACAGTTGGGATGAGAACTCAATGGGGAAAGCTAATGGCAACTCTAAGTGAAGGAGGCGATGACGAAACTCCATTGCAGGTGAAACTTAATGGAGTTGCAACCATCATTGGTAAAATTGGTCTTTTCTTCGCTATTGTTACTTTTGCAGTTTTAGTGCAAGGAATGTTTATGAGAAAGGTTTCATTGGGAACTCACTGGAGGTGGTCTGGAGATGAAGCGTTGGAGCTTTTGGAATATTTTGCTATTGCTGTGacaattgttgttgttgcggtTCCTGAAGGGTTACCATTAGCTGTCACACTTAGCCTCGCGTTtgcgatgaagaagatgatgaatgataAAGCGCTTGTTCGACATTTGGCAGCTTGTGAGACAATGGGATCTGCAACTACTATTTGTAGTGACAAGACTGGTACTTTAACAACAAATCACATGACTGTTGTGAAGTCTTGCATTTGTATGAGTGTTCAAGATGTAGCAAGCAAAAGTTCTAGCTTGCAGTCTGAGATTCCTGAAGCTGCTCTGAAACTATTGCTCCAGTCGATTTTTAATAATACCGGTGGGGAAGTTGTTGTGAACGAACATGGGAAGACAGAGATATTGGGAACACCAACAGAGACTGCTATATTGGAATTAGGACTATCTCTTGGAGGTAAGTTTCAAGAAGAGAGACAATCTTACAAAGTTATCAAAGTTGAGCCTTTTAActcaacaaagaaaagaatgggAGTAGTCATTGAGCTCCCTGAAGGAGGACGTATTCGCGCTCACACGAAAGGAGCTTCCGAGATTGTTTTAGCAGCTTGCGATAAAGTTATCAACTCAAGCGGTGAGGCTGTTCCGCTTGATGAAGAATCTATCAAGTACTTGAATGTTACAATCAATGAATTTGCAAATGAAGCTCTTCGTACGCTTTGCCTTGCCTATATGGATATCGAAAACGGGTTTTCCCCGGATCAAGGCATTCCGGCCTCAGGGTTTACTTGCATAGGGATTGTTGGTATTAAAGACCCTGTTCGTCCTGGAGTCAGGGAGTCTGTGGAACTTTGTCGCCGTGCGGGTATTATGGTAAGAATGATTACAGGAGATAACATTAATACCGCAAAGGCTATTGCTAGGGAATGTGGCATCCTCACTGATGATGGTATAGCCATTGAAGGTCCTgtctttagagaaaaaaatcaagaagagatGCTTGAACTCATTCCCAAGATTCAG GTGATGGCTCGTTCGTCGCCCATGGACAAGCATACACTGGTGAAACAGTTAAGGACCACTTTTGATGAAGTTGTTGCTGTGACTGGTGATGGTACAAACGATGCACCAGCACTCCACGAGGCAGACATAGGATTAGCTATGGGGATTGCCGGAACTGAA GTAGCAAAGGAGAGCGCAGATGTCATCATTCTAGACGATAATTTCAGCACAATCGTTACGGTGGCAAAGTGGGGACGTTCTGTTTACATTAACATTCAGAAGTTTGTGCAGTTTCAGTTAACAGTCAATGTTGTTGCACTCATTGTTAACTTCTCTTCAGCTTGTTTGACTG GAAGTGCTCCTCTAACTGCTGTTCAACTACTTTGGGTCAACATGATAATGGACACACTTGGAGCTCTTGCTCTAGCTACAGAACCTCCGAACAACGAGCTAATGAAACGTATGCCAGTTGGGAGGAGAGGGAATTTCATTACCAACGCGATGTGGAGAAATATCTTAGGACAATCTGTGTACCAATTCGTTATCATTTGGTTCCTACAGGCCAAAGGAAAGTCTATGTTTGGTCTTGTTGGTTCTGACTCTACTCTTGTATTGAACACACTTATCTTCAACTGCTTTGTCTTCTGTCAG GTTTTCAATGAAATAAGCTCGCGGGAGATGGAAGAAATCGATGTTTTGAAAGGCATACTCGATAACTATGTCTTTGTGGTTGTTATTGGTGCAACAGTTTTCTTTCAGATCATAATCATTGAGTTCTTGGGCACATTTGCAAGCACCACACCACTTACAATAGTCCAATGGTTATTCAGCATACTTGTTGGCTTCTTGGGTATGCCTATCGCTGTTGGTTTGAAGAAAATACCTGTGTGA
- the LOC104713739 gene encoding serine carboxypeptidase-like 11 isoform X2, whose product MKLTLKLLLFLLFTLNHVDSGSIVKFLPGFEGPLPFELETGYIGIGEKEEMQLFYYFIKSENNPKEDPLLLWLNGGPGCSSNTGLFFENGPLALKSEVYNGSVPSLVSTTYSWTKMANIIYLDQPVRTGFSYSRTPLIDKPSDTGEVKRIREFLQKFSSNPFYAAGDSYSGMTVPALVQEISKGNYICCEPPINLQGYVLGNPITHYEEDEKYRVPFSHGMGLISSELYESIRSACKGNYFNVDPSNTKCLKLVEEYHKCIDKLNEYHILLPDCNMTSSDCFLYPYYLLSFWANDESVRDALHIKKGSIGEWVRCNRSNPYNKDIKSSVPYHMNNSISGYRSLIYIGDHDLVVPFLATEAWIKSLNYSIIHEWRPWMIKDQIAGYTRTYSNKMTFATVKGGGHTVENKPNESFIMFQRWISGQPL is encoded by the exons ATGAAATTAACACTAAAATTGCTGCTTTTCCTTCTGTTTACCTTGAATCATGTTGATTCTGGCTCTATCGTCAAGTTTCTTCCTGGTTTTGAAGGCCCTCTTCCTTTCGAACTCGAAACCGG GTACATTGGTATtggtgagaaagaagaaatgcaATTGTTCTACTACTTTATCAAGTCTGAGAACAATCCAAAAGAAGACCCTCTTCTTCTATGGTTAAATGGGGGGCCTGGATGTTCTTCTAACACTGGTCTATTTTTCGAGAATg GACCTCTGGCTTTGAAGTCCGAGGTTTACAATGGAAGTGTCCCTTCTTTGGTCTCTACTACATACTCGTGGACAAAG ATGGCGAACATAATATATTTGGATCAGCCTGTTAGAACTGGCTTCTCCTACTCGAGAACCCCACTTATTGATAAGCCTAGCGACACAGGCGAAGTTAAGAGGATCCGTGAGTTTCTTCAAAAG TTTTCTTCAAACCCTTTTTATGCTGCCGGAGATTCTTACTCTGGTATGACTGTTCCGGCCCTCGTTCAAGAAATCTCAAAAG gaaattatatatgttgCGAACCTCCTATAAATCTACAG GGATATGTGCTCGGGAACCCGATAACACATtatgaagaagacgaaaagtATCGCGTTCCATTTTCTCATGGAATGGGACTAATATCAAGTGAACTATACGAG TCAATTAGGAGCGCCTGCAAAGGAAATTATTTCAATGTGGATCCAAGTAACACAAAATGTTTGAAACTTGTTGAGGAATACCATAAG tgTATCGACAAACTGAAtgaatatcatatattattaccaGATTGCAACATGACATCTTCTGATTGCTTT CTATATCCATATTATCTCCTTAGCTTTTGGGCCAACGATGAGAGTGTTCGCGATGCTCTTCATATTAAAAAG GGGAGTATAGGAGAGTGGGTGCGATGTAATCGgagtaacccatacaacaaagaCATCAAGAGCAGCGTACCATACCATATGAATAACAGTATTAGTGGCTACCGATCTCTCATCTACAT TGGTGATCATGATTTGGTGGTTCCTTTCCTTGCAACTGAGGCCTGGATAAAATCTCTAAATTACTCCATCATTCATGAATGGAGGCCTTGGATGATAAAAGATCAAATCgctgg ATACACGAGAACTTATTCCAATAAGATGACATTTGCTACTGTCAAA GGAGGTGGGCACACAGTAGAGAATAAACCAAATGAGTCTTTTATCATGTTTCAACGGTGGATTAGTGGCCAACCATTGTGA
- the LOC104713739 gene encoding serine carboxypeptidase-like 11 isoform X1, producing the protein MKLTLKLLLFLLFTLNHVDSGSIVKFLPGFEGPLPFELETGYIGIGEKEEMQLFYYFIKSENNPKEDPLLLWLNGGPGCSSNTGLFFENGPLALKSEVYNGSVPSLVSTTYSWTKMANIIYLDQPVRTGFSYSRTPLIDKPSDTGEVKRIREFLQKWLNKHPQFSSNPFYAAGDSYSGMTVPALVQEISKGNYICCEPPINLQGYVLGNPITHYEEDEKYRVPFSHGMGLISSELYESIRSACKGNYFNVDPSNTKCLKLVEEYHKCIDKLNEYHILLPDCNMTSSDCFLYPYYLLSFWANDESVRDALHIKKGSIGEWVRCNRSNPYNKDIKSSVPYHMNNSISGYRSLIYIGDHDLVVPFLATEAWIKSLNYSIIHEWRPWMIKDQIAGYTRTYSNKMTFATVKGGGHTVENKPNESFIMFQRWISGQPL; encoded by the exons ATGAAATTAACACTAAAATTGCTGCTTTTCCTTCTGTTTACCTTGAATCATGTTGATTCTGGCTCTATCGTCAAGTTTCTTCCTGGTTTTGAAGGCCCTCTTCCTTTCGAACTCGAAACCGG GTACATTGGTATtggtgagaaagaagaaatgcaATTGTTCTACTACTTTATCAAGTCTGAGAACAATCCAAAAGAAGACCCTCTTCTTCTATGGTTAAATGGGGGGCCTGGATGTTCTTCTAACACTGGTCTATTTTTCGAGAATg GACCTCTGGCTTTGAAGTCCGAGGTTTACAATGGAAGTGTCCCTTCTTTGGTCTCTACTACATACTCGTGGACAAAG ATGGCGAACATAATATATTTGGATCAGCCTGTTAGAACTGGCTTCTCCTACTCGAGAACCCCACTTATTGATAAGCCTAGCGACACAGGCGAAGTTAAGAGGATCCGTGAGTTTCTTCAAAAG tGGCTAAACAAACATCCACAGTTTTCTTCAAACCCTTTTTATGCTGCCGGAGATTCTTACTCTGGTATGACTGTTCCGGCCCTCGTTCAAGAAATCTCAAAAG gaaattatatatgttgCGAACCTCCTATAAATCTACAG GGATATGTGCTCGGGAACCCGATAACACATtatgaagaagacgaaaagtATCGCGTTCCATTTTCTCATGGAATGGGACTAATATCAAGTGAACTATACGAG TCAATTAGGAGCGCCTGCAAAGGAAATTATTTCAATGTGGATCCAAGTAACACAAAATGTTTGAAACTTGTTGAGGAATACCATAAG tgTATCGACAAACTGAAtgaatatcatatattattaccaGATTGCAACATGACATCTTCTGATTGCTTT CTATATCCATATTATCTCCTTAGCTTTTGGGCCAACGATGAGAGTGTTCGCGATGCTCTTCATATTAAAAAG GGGAGTATAGGAGAGTGGGTGCGATGTAATCGgagtaacccatacaacaaagaCATCAAGAGCAGCGTACCATACCATATGAATAACAGTATTAGTGGCTACCGATCTCTCATCTACAT TGGTGATCATGATTTGGTGGTTCCTTTCCTTGCAACTGAGGCCTGGATAAAATCTCTAAATTACTCCATCATTCATGAATGGAGGCCTTGGATGATAAAAGATCAAATCgctgg ATACACGAGAACTTATTCCAATAAGATGACATTTGCTACTGTCAAA GGAGGTGGGCACACAGTAGAGAATAAACCAAATGAGTCTTTTATCATGTTTCAACGGTGGATTAGTGGCCAACCATTGTGA